The Camelina sativa cultivar DH55 unplaced genomic scaffold, Cs unpScaffold00669, whole genome shotgun sequence sequence ATTGACCCAAGACTGGAGAACCAGTACTCTGTCAGGGCAGCTCAGAAAGCATGCAGCTTGGCGTATTATTGTCTTAGCCAGAACCCGAAAGCTAGGCCATTGATGAGCGATGTGGTTGAGACTTTGGAACCTTTGCAGTGTACAGGTGATGCCCTGATCCCTGGTGCCACAACTGCAGCTGGAGCTGCATTTGCAATGGGCGGGGTGCCTGATTACAGAATGCACCGGAGGTTTGGAAAGAACGTTGGGCCTGGTGCGATTTGCAGGTCACCCAATCCAAATTGTTCACCAGGTGGACCTGCAGCATGCAGAGTTCGGTGATTACTGTCAAGTGTACATAATCGGTTTCGCTGTGTCTCCTTTTGCGCAATTTCTCCCAGAGTCAAAGGTCTGGTTGATAAAAAtcgttgtttttgttgttgttgttgttgttgttaatgcTGCTGTTTATTGCCACTTAACTTTCTTGATCCGTCTAGAGTCTTGTATGATTATGATTGAGCGTGGTTCTTGTTTAGTAGGCACTCTGATGCAATGTGCTTGTAGTAGCAGACACCTTATCCACTCcaaggtgatttttttttatgtaagcAGTAATGGTTTTCTAACAAGTGGATACTACCCGACCATGAAGGGTTTGGTAACGTTGTGCGTACTGTGTGAATAGAAGGATAGCATAGCGATGAACAGTTACCTAAGACGCCCTAATACACATGTGATTGGAAGTAGATGTTGCCTTCGCTGTCTATGATTGGACTTTTAGGGATCTGGAGGAGTGACCCACTAAACACTCACTCTTTTTATCTACCACACAGATCTTGGTATCGCCTAATCTTTCTAGCGAACCGAGGAGAAATATGGAGTCAAGCTTGCATTATGTGATTTTGTTAGGTTTGCTTGCGACGATTCTGGTTACGACCCACGGCCAAGGTGAATATACGTTGTTTCCTTTTGTCAATGGCTAAAAAGTAGTTGTGGTAGATCGGATCGGATCTCATCTATCTGGGGTCATGTGTAGGAGACGCGGTGGGGCTAAATGGAGAAGAAATGAGGCCAGTGGAGGTGGAGATGGTCATGGAGTACAGAGTATGGAGGAGAAAGCTGATGACGCCATTGGAGTTGTGCTTAGAGTGCAAATGCTGTTCCTCCACCACTTGTGCCACGATGCCTTGCTGTTTCGGCATCAATTGCCAACTTCCCAACAAGCCCTTTGGCGTTTGCGCCTTTGTTCCCAAGTCGTGTCATTGTACTTCTTGCTCCATTTAACAGTATTCTTTCTTCTACCAACAAACATGATGCGTATAAACTAGACTCACAGATTTTCTGTGCACGCTTTCGATTCatcatcataattcataaacattaaacaaagaCGACGAAACAAAGGACTCCTTTCGCTTTCTAGTAAATAAAGGATCAGTGGGCATAAATAAAGGCCCAGTGGGCTTTGTACAAGCCTTACGGATCCAAAGTGTTTATGAAGAGCAAAAGAAATATGCCTCCTACTCCACGGTCCACCTATTCATCGTTCATTTTTCAATTAGTCTTCTCTTCCCTTCGCCGGCacagagatagagatagagagagagaattggcTTGGCTTGGCTTGGCGGTGGCATGGGTCTgtgcgtgtgtgtgtgagtgagtgagtgagtgagtagATCGCGCAGAGAATTTGAAAATGGCGTCAACGGAAGGCCTTGTGCCTATCACCCGGGATTTTCTGGCTTCATACTACGACACATATCCTTTCCCTCCTCTTTCCGACGACGTTTCTCGGCTTTCCTCTGACATCACTACTCTTATTCAGCTACTAACCGTCCAATCTCCCCCTTCAGAAGGTTCCCGATCCGATAGTATCAGCAATTTGTAGATTCTCAATTTACTGCTTTTgaatt is a genomic window containing:
- the LOC104773848 gene encoding uncharacterized protein LOC104773848 isoform X1; amino-acid sequence: MIMIERGSCLVGTLMQCACSSRHLIHSKILVSPNLSSEPRRNMESSLHYVILLGLLATILVTTHGQGDAVGLNGEEMRPVEVEMVMEYRVWRRKLMTPLELCLECKCCSSTTCATMPCCFGINCQLPNKPFGVCAFVPKSCHCTSCSI
- the LOC104773848 gene encoding uncharacterized protein LOC104773848 isoform X2; its protein translation is MQCACSSRHLIHSKILVSPNLSSEPRRNMESSLHYVILLGLLATILVTTHGQGDAVGLNGEEMRPVEVEMVMEYRVWRRKLMTPLELCLECKCCSSTTCATMPCCFGINCQLPNKPFGVCAFVPKSCHCTSCSI
- the LOC104773848 gene encoding uncharacterized protein LOC104773848 isoform X3 — its product is MESSLHYVILLGLLATILVTTHGQGDAVGLNGEEMRPVEVEMVMEYRVWRRKLMTPLELCLECKCCSSTTCATMPCCFGINCQLPNKPFGVCAFVPKSCHCTSCSI